The DNA segment GTCGTGGGACAACGGTCGGGCTTAAGTAACTTACTCTAATATGACGCGACTTCGGTTTAGTGTCTCGCAAGGGAAGCGCCGTGCTGCACAGCCTAACGAAAACATGTTCTCTGGACGAAAAGGCGAACAAGACACGCGCAGCAATCATCGCGTTTGTTCAGTTGAAACGGTTTCCATCAAAATAACAGTCACTGAGTTCTCCTGTAAGGCTCACTGATCATATCTCATGCTGGCACAGCTTCTGACAAATGTCGTACACAACAAGCGCAAAGGAGACTATTTTGTACTAAAGAAATGGTTATGAAACACCATGATAGAAACAGCGAAACCAGAGAGAAACCCGTGTGAACATGAGCGTCGCCATTAAAAACGATGGACTACTGGCTTCTTGGCTACTTCGGCACTTCGACCATGTACTGCACTTTACACTAAATTAAACTATACAACAACAtatacttattttatttatttattaatcctTAGCCCTGCATTATAGCTACTTTAAATTTTCAAACCTATTAGCGCTGCTCGCAACTAGAAACCGGAGCCGCGCGGCGCCAACGTCGGGGAAAGCGCGATAGATAGCGCCAACAGCGGAAATAGATTGCAgcatggaggaaagaaaaaaaaaaagaggccgtcacgtgacatttttcgAAGCCGAAACGAGCTCGGCGCCAAATTGTCCGGGcgcgcttttgtttatttttatttgcgctCTTGTTTACGTTTCTCCTCGTGCGCGTTTCAAACCACGCGAAGGAGCCAGACTAGAGAGACTCCAGTGCGAGTGCCGCTTGACttctggccgttgttcatgtaCGGGAGACGTCGGAAGCGTTCGTTTGAGACATCCAGCTGCTTCCAGTTATTGCTCTTTTCCGTGTCGTCTCCGCGCCGTCCCCGCTCTctcgttcgaacgaaacagtccggccttgcatggccataatcaagtagcattcggTAAAGGCACTTATCGCAACTGTGGCAAGCGCGGGAAGCAACTTTATTACGGTGGTCCACCATGGTACGTCGTTTATTGCCACTTTTGCCTGCTTCGTTTTGCGAAGACGGAGATATGTGTCCGTGGgtttcttccaggctgcactttgcgaaatatactggtatacttACATCCGGCTCATCCTAGACTCGTACGAGTTAATAGCAGGGCTTGAAGGTTAATTTCACCAGGTAAGGTGAAGGACAAAAAAACTAGTTCAGTGAAATTGTGTATAAATacacagctgctgccaaaatatagcagaataaaacaaaaccaaatcttctatatatatatactttgaagagcatgctttttgttctcatttttttatataaactgttacacatggtgccactgaaatagaacttataactctgtgccgtgtatcatctttaattctttttttattctgtCTGCCTTGGATTGCGCTGTTTATTTCatgatacttctgaaagaactatCCCACTTTAATGCAatgtaaagtactgcctttaaatTTAAGCTTCCTGAAAAGCTTTAGAAcatggctaccctggaagctttccgtgtccagcttgctggcacaaggcttatatttaaatggccctctgcaataCTTTGTACATGAGAACATCATGATTTTCGAATGGACAGCTGTCAAACGTGCTCATGAGGTTTTAAAACAATCTTTATTTGCTGGAATGAATTTAGAGCTTCATGCCTGAGATCCCTGAGCAAGGTTCTTGATGTCGAGATGTTTGCATGCTGTGTTCGCATAAATGTGGTCCGtatactggccacacttcaatcacgctctctggCGGATAGCACAATCCTCTCAGTAttatgctgaatgagtgtgcGCGTCCATGCTTTTGGCTAAGTCGTAAACAATGCTTCCATGCACGATAACACCGCAGCCTAGTGTTCAACccgccttttaatgctgctcttgttgaTGAATATTGCAATCTCTATATTGCATATGTTTGGGAAGCTGGCTGTTTCAACAATGTCTCCTGCTGCAGCAGTGAGTACAAAAAGAATCCTggagtattttgtttttggtcttgaatactgtatttttcttcatagCAAGTTTTCGTGTGGCTGGCCATGCCGGGAAAGCTTTCTCATGCATCAGCGAGGATTGGCAATTATACTGAGAAGTCTGAGttcttgaccctgaatgcaaaacTTAGCATCATAACATATTCATAATGATGACCGCGCCAACAATGACATTTGATCCACAACttcaagagccactcatagaggtgacagAAACAGAGAGTGCCGACAGTGGCTATAGGAGCACGGCAGGGAAGGATTTATGGTGGGGGGGATGTCATCCCCATTCAAAAACCTGAcattttacataggaaaaccgTGCCGAGCCCCTATTTCTcaacaaaaaaattccaagaaatacatgtttcatATGAGTGAAAGCTCGGAGCGTAAACGCAGTGAAAGCTCGGAGCGTAAACGTCCATACTATTAATACGCGAAGGGTGGCAAACGAAACCATATGGGGAGTTGAAACATTTTCGCTGTCATGAAGTGCGAAAATGCTTCGCCTTTTTCGCACTTTTTTCTCATGACCTCAACAAAGCAACTGCTgaacctgctacaggaaacggaTCTAAAAACAGCGTGCGACCAGAAATACAGACTTAATctcgatatgaacgaatacacATGAGCCCGGCACGTCCCAAAGGCAAATAGCGTGCACGACACTTCAGACAGGCATGCGACAAAGTTTCTATATActaagaacaaagcgagcgccgcTGCTTCCTTTGCAATATCGCTCTCCGCCCATGTCATGAACCCCGCCGCTCACACAAGCGCAATCGtcgaaaaacaaaaataccagttgtattataaccaacaccagttgcaatcgctggagcgttgcaagaacacacataactagcaacgaggtttcactgctgatCGAAACGGGAACGCGAATAGCACACGGCACGCACAAGGCACGAAACattcgcacaatacgccgacgaccgctctgtagtgcacgccgtttcgaatcactggtgaacgaacaggGCGAGTGAACAGCGGCGGCCTctcgacggctccgagcagcacTGCAGTAGACGTTGTCGTTGAATGGTTGTCGCCGAAAGCGTTCAAATCCGGGCACGCAACAAGAATTTTGCACTAAGATATAGTTGAACGCcgtcaacgtcagcctgtgagcaccACCAAAAACATAAACTCGAGCAGTTAACGAAAGTACGCCTACGCTGCACCTCAAATGGTATGCCGCGGCCAGCTGCTGCCGCCCGGTTTGTAAACAAGCTGCCCGGACAAGATCGCCTCCCGAGCGAGAAAAAACCCACGTGATTTCCTCCACACTTTTCTCCCGTGTTGTTGTATAGAAAgtgcctctcctgagttttccttcctccatggattGTAGCatagaggaattttccttcctccatgcatggaggaagaaagttttttttttttttttcctccatgcctcCATGGATTGCAGCTTCTGAAGCGTTTGGAAGTAGGTAGGCTGGAAATgccgattggtcgatgggattcgcttctccgtgacgtttttttGCTTCGCTCTCATTCTCAACCGGATAAATGGATGTATGGGTGGATGGatatggatacggctgaaccctttaaatcgggcggtggctcaagccacctagccatgacttaagaaattttactcttgtcttgattttagccaccaatcagataaccttcgcttggttacttctacccacttaaaatctacttccccttcactgtccttaaaccccaatgccttggttatatcagccccgctgcttttcactgtagggtgaagccctttacagaaaagtatcaagtgttcagccgtttcctcctcctctccgcacgcaacgcacgacGTGTCTATCACGTGGTACCTAACTCTAAATGTCTCAGTCCGCAAAACTTCATTCCTGGCcccaaacaacaaagagcttcccctacaattatcaaagatattttctttggcaatttcctgcttgaagatcctgtatgttccaagtgccgatttcgtcagcatccctgttttccacatttagagctctctctgtttctttaacccttttcttagccgataattgctgatttgcccccccccccccttactgctgtccagatatttggttctcaattttctagttcgctttctccatttcgtgtcaacattctttatatacaggtatctgaaaactgtCGTAGCCCACTGCCCATTCGTAGCCCGTCCATTTGAGCCGTGACGTTATTGTGACTCCTAGTActtatattcttttacctctCTGACTGCATTGTTATTTATGTTGTATGTAAAATTAAGTTGCGTAGTCTTTTTACTGATGCAGAGATAAACTGTTTTGTCGAAGTTAATAACCATTTCCTATTTGTTACACCATTTTGCTAATAATTGTAGATTTTCGTTCAAAGTAAGCTAGTCAGACACAGATTTGACAGAATTAAATATAGTACAATAATCCGCAAACAGCGTTTCGGTCACAGAGGGTTAGAGAGCTTCTGTGAGGTTTTTTATACAGATATTGAAGAGTTCTGGACCCAAAAccgatccctgaggcacacctaaGTAAACTTCTAAGAATCGAGAGGTTGCTCCATCGATGTCGCAAACTGCTTTCGTTTTGATAAACGTGATGTGACCCAACTGATTATTTGGTCCGGAATGCCTAATAATTTCATTTTTGTTGCTAGTTTATGATGAAgaactttatcaaaagctttggaataATCTAAAAAATTATGTCGACCTGGCGACCACAATCAAACACTTTGACACTTTTACCTACAGTGACCCCTAGTTGTGCTGTAGTGGAATATCCTTGACGGAAGTCATGTTGGGCTTTGGTCATTATTTCCGTCTGGTCCGAAAAATTGTTGTGATATTTGGTGAATAAATGTTCTAGCACTTTTGTAGGAGGTGGAATTGAGAGAAATAGGGCGGTAATTACCAACTTGCAGTCGGCTGCCATTTTTAAAATCCGGAATCACGTGGGAAATTTCCCATTCATCTCGTACTATACCCGATTCAAGAGTCTCATTAAATATTATTATCGAAAACTTGGCTAGTATTGCAGCGTAAATTTTAAGAAAGGTAGTGGGAATATTATCGGGGCCGGGGGTTCCTTGGTGTCTAGCCGCAGGAGTCATTCTACTATTATTTCTCTGCTAATGGTAACACTTCTTTCGAGACTGTTCAGACAACAGTCGTTAAACGTTGTATTAGATTTAGTAAATACGCTTTGGAAGTAAGTATTAGAAGCATCAGCTATCCCCTTTTTTTATCTGTAATGGCAGAGTCGTTGATGATAATCTTGTCAAGTTTTCTAATTCCTTTGTTTGACAGAAACTGCCAAAATTTACTGGGATTTTCTGTCACGAAAAAAACCAAGTGTCTCACCATGGAAGCCAGGTTGAAACTCTTAGTCGTAGCTGCATGTTTGCCCCTACCAAAAACGCACGGCACCATACTTCTGTATAATGACGTGGTATGCAGCACTTTTTGGTTGAAATCAGCTTCACAAGATATGGACATTGTTGCTGTCTTCTACACTTTAGCGTTAGGCTAAGATTAATGAAAATGACTCTTCAAACATTCTTTTTGGAAAGTTCTTTCGATTCTTCGCTCTGTCAGCATTTTTCGCAGCTTGTGTTGCCGCACAATGCCTCTTCTTGCGCTATTAGAAATGAAATGCTCACACAGCTGGACAGTTTCTGTGTACCTGAAGAGAGGAGAGTGGTATTCTGGTGCATGGCCTTCAAGAACTGAGACGACTGCCAGTCGAGCTCTCGAGCAAGGAATCGTTGGTCGTGGCGGTAATTTCGATCCATCGATAGCGGACCACTTCTGCAAATCTTTTTGTGCTTGGCGAAATGTCTCCATGCATCAATTCTTTGTGGACAAAAAGTATCTCCTCTGGACGAACAGTGACACGGGAAACGTTCAATGCACCATGCTACTCCTGTCCCTTTCACTTTGTATGGCTACGGACTGACCATCCTCGCAACAACTTCAGGCTGCAAAGCAGGTAATACCATCAACTCAGGATACACGACACATGAGCCTCATTTTAACACCACAATGTTAAGGATCCCATTCGGCAGAAAATCCGTTGTCGAACGGCATTGTGAGAAAAAAATCTCAGGAGAAGCAGCGTAGGTGGGTTACCCAGGTTACGTGgccttgtggcgtcgtcacaacctgcccatcgaatTGTAAGCAAACTGGctaccgtggtaggtggcagttaaattaatgattggtcgtgagaggttgcttggTAAGAGCAACCTCGgtagcacaagccccaccagtggcagcacctgccatcgcagggcagtggcgcatcacttaaccgttGCACAACGGTGCCAGGACTGATATAAGGACTTCCAGGGGTCTATGAATCTAAAGTCGAGATTGAGCAACtcagcatatatgggcattaaccgatTACAGCTATCGCGCCATACTCTTAGGGCAGAGCCTAAATGTCCTCTGCAATTTTTTAAGGCTAATTTATTTTGGTTCTTGGTCATTGTGGCCATCCAGCAGGGCCTGCGTCATCAGTGGAAAGCCATGAATAATGATAAAGGactaaaataaacaaactaaaaaCGAAATGTCATAAATATAAGGTCCCTGTACTGTCCTGTAGCTTTCATCAGGCTAGCGGTGGCTACTGGAGACTGAAAGGCAAAAGCTTAGAATGATTTGAGAGGGAGTATTTCAGAGCGCCCTGAAGCTAAAGCTGCACAGAACATCCAGCTGAGTTTGTTCCTGTTCTGTACGCAGGTTTTCAAGGACGGGGAGGTGTTCCTGGTGGACGGTCGTCCGCTAGACAGATCCAACTGGATGCGCTACGTGAACTGCGCAGCCAGTCCACAGGAACAGAACCTGGTGGCCTTCAGACGTTACGGCAACAAATACTACCGGACACCCAAGGCCGTGGGCGCCGGCGAGGAGCTCCTCGTGTGGTACGGCGCAGCGTTTGCTCGGGAGCTGGGGCTGCTCGGCAAGCCACGAGGTTCGGGGCCGTCCGCGAAAGGTGAGGGTCACGTCTTTTCATGCGTGGTACGAGCAGTCGCAATTGGATggggtgatctgatttagatttTTCATGGAGAGGCTGATGAGACACTTTGCATCCCGAATGGTCATAAGAAATGCATCACTCCAAAAGAGCTGTATTAAAAGGATAGGGATGTCAAGCAGAAGTTGGCTGGAATGTACAATTAAACTCGTTCAATCACAGAGACCACATTCACCAGCAACGGAGCTTTTATAATTTAATAATgaaaaaatacaggtgtcgccctcCACTGCCGATTTCGCAAGCATAATGCATGCGTCAACACCGAATTCCGGGGCGGATCCCAGAGGCCACACCACATCACTATTCACTGTAATACAGAGGTAACCCGCTCTTTTCGGTAAAGACATCTTGAGTTTAAATGGATTGGCGGGAAGGCTTTTAAATACAATGTTCTCGGCGATGAATGCGTTTTTATGGGTTGGTAGAGCGTATTTCGGACGCGTatttcggaggttgtgggttcggattccaTTGATGACATgtcgttttttcttctgctttctaataaattattttaaaaataattaCCCAGTTAATCTTCCGTCGATGAAGATCATAAATTAAAAAGAcactccttggtttcagtgaatgttggcttctttcatgtgCGTTAATTAGAGTGTGCGAATATCTGCGGTGCTCACCGCTGCTTGTTGCTTTCGCAGCGCTAGTCGAGGCATGGCAGAGAAGGCCAAGTGGCCCGTGCGCCGCGGGGATAGAAAATCAACTATTACAATTTAGTTAATCAGCTTACTAGTAAAAGCAATTTACCAGTTGGGAGTTGAGTTGTACGCTGCAGGTGGTATTAACCTTGCTTGTTCTGCGGGCAATCTCCACCGTAGCGtgacttatatgttaataatgacaTAAACCTTTCGGATCAGTTGTCTGGTGTCCGCTTTAACTCGTATTACTACGCGTCAAACGCCATACtgttacctcaaaaagcctattttttaaaaaattagtgTCAAGCATTCCTGAAAGACCTGGTATATTGCCTGCCACGTGGAGCACCTAAAAAGCCCCAATTATCAAATAATTCCCTCCGCGTATGGATCTCAAGGAAGCGCTGGGCAAATTTTTAATAGGTCCGGTAGGTTTTCGGGGTCGCCGCCTGCAATCATCGCGTCCCGTCGGCATCATCACTGGCATGAACGCTTACTTTCTGAGCTTTTTTGTCAGCTTTGGAACAATCGAACCTTGAAGCAAGTGCCAGGTATCGTAGTAGCTTATAAGAACGGTCAGCGTTCATGCagttgtccccgatagtacagaGGCGCGCTGGTGGTCCTTCGCACAAGCAACTGCACGATGTGATTAAAACAAAGCTCCTCCTGCGGTAGCTCGAAAGTGGCCTCAATTTCGAGACATATTCTCGcgtcggctgtccaatctgcaaaTTCCGGTTTTTGAGGCTGATATCCACCATCAGCTGTGGGTATGCCTGGCGCTGGAGCCGACGAGAATCTGGCACCTGGTGCGGCAGCGGGTCTCTCGCCGGCCAATACTTCGTTATATATCGCTTGGAGTCAGGGACCGCATCATCAGCTTTATTAGAACTGCCAACATTTTTCCTTTATTTAGCCATCATTATCTTTCAACCATCATTACATACCCTTTTTATGCCCTCAGGAAATAAACAAATATCGATTTGTAAAAcgaaaagacaaacaaacaagaaagccGTGGTAACTCTTCTGTGCATGTCTGTAGACGTGAGTTTGAGATGGCTGGCGATTAGTGCTGGAACTATAATTCGTTTCAGAGCTCTCCACAAACTATCTGCTTTTTTTCCCGCAGAAGGCGGAAACAGCGAGGTCAGATCAAAATGTGTCTTCTCCTGCGGTGCATGCGGTGAGCTGTTTTCAGCGCAAGATCTCTTGGAGAAGCACAGGCGGCGCAAGCACCCGCAGAGGCTAGAGGGGAGGCACCGCTGCGCCCACTGCCCCTATTCGAGCGATCGAAAGTAAGACAAGATTTGAACTTTCCTCTCGTATTGGTTTTGTTATGTGAGGTTTTAACTGGGGGATAAATAAGTTATCCCCGATTAACCGCGGCTCATACGGTTCAAAACTGCCCGGACCCTACCCCGTGATAGCtcgcgctaccgagcgcacgccgaccacgttGGGCCTTGCTCTGTGTGGGAAGAAAGGAGCAACACTCTGGCTGActcaaacaggcatttattggtACAGCAACAATAACGTCGGCTAGCAACAAAATATGCGAAGGAATTGAGGTCATCCGACTCACCATCATGGTTTCGAGCGAAcattcgcccacgctagggcaagcgaGAAACTCCGAGGCCAATAGGGACGAGCTAGCGGGAGGGTGTTCCCAACACGAGGCCTCGCTCCGCTAGCGAagagcggagcgccgcgccgATCAGTCGGTACgcgtcgagttcccgagccgaagatcGGGTGCTATATGCTGTTGGAGATGGCGCTTTGCTCCCACCACTGGACACCAGTTGTTGAATGGGGGTTCAGTGTCACTCCCGACGGgaccacaggtcaggaacgacgcttgctccgaactgcgccaccaccaccaggataGGACTGCCAACGAGGTTAAGGAGTTGGATGATCGGAGGAAGGTTACTGGAGGGTTCATTTACAATATTTACATAGATAGAGTCAAAAagaacttctctccgaagagaggatacTAAAAGGAGGCCTAAGGAGCCTTAAAAGGGAGCATGATCCCTAAATGAAGCACGATTCAGGGAGCGCCCAAATGGTGCACGATTTTTactgcactcgctgtccagttttatactGTTCTtggtccctagattccccaggttgaggacgtctcTGCCAGGGTGGGAGTGGTCTGTCTTATATTatcacgcacaaacacgcaccaccgCACACAGGGACATGCCCTCGTCATGTGttgagccagggagagaggaggatgccctcgGGTCCACTCCGACTGCGGAGGGAGATGATCTCGTAGCCAGCGGAAAGATTCCACGCACCGCCGTcacctgttctttagatgtcagtcGACGCCCCGGACAAGAACGCATGGTCGGGTCCAGTAGTCGGAAGGGTCGCTTCGTTCCTGGCGACGCCTGCGAAGGCTGGCGGACGACGACCGCTAATCCGCCGCCGTTTTTTCACACAGAGCGTCTTCTACTGGGAATGAGGCCGCATTAGTTCCCTCAACTTAGTCACGGGCATTTGGGAAAAATAGTTGCCGTTGGCTCgctgcggcggcctctccgcttcGCCCGGAGTCCGCCCGGGATCCGGGGTACTCGGGTCGGAAACGTGGGAGGATTCTTATCGCGTGGCTCGGGACCATCCCGAAGAAGCTTAGTGATGGCTTCCTGCAGGTGAACCTTGCCGAAGACGCTGCCAACCCAGAAGAGCGGGCCCCCGAATGTAACAATGTAATGCCCCGCGCGCACGTGCAGCAAATACGCAGTTTGTGGCACTCGTTTCGTTGCGACGGCGGCGCCCTTCCTTGTTATTTAAAGTAACTAGAAATTAATATAGAGTTAATATTAATATATAGAGTTAATATGCAGATACACCTGCGACTTGCGACAAAGGTGCTCCAATATTTATATTCAAAAATGGCAGGAAGAGGTGAGGGAAATAGCTGGGTATTACTGCAGGATAATGTTACAACCGGATGGTGTTGCATTATTGAAAAAAGAAtactccctttctttcttctctccttcCGGACGAAGCAGTGTCGGTGAGAGGTGGATCCGCGGCCCCGTGTGGTAGCATATACGCATGCAGTGGGCTTCTTCTAGTTTTTCAGCTCTGCGTCATCAGTGTGGTTAACATGCTCACAGTGTCTACTTTTTAATGCCCCTTTCATTTGCTTCCACGTAGACCTAATGTCGTCAGACACGTGCGGACCCACACAAGCTGGCGGCCCTTCTTGTGCCAGGTGTGCGGGAAGGGCTTCGCACGGCTAGACCATCTCACCGGCCACCAGCTGGTCCACTCGGGGGAGGGTCCGCACGAGTGCCCGGAGTGCGGACAGCGCTTCAGCCAGGCGTCTTACCAGACTGGCTGCTCACCGCAGGGTGCAGCACTGTGTGGACGGCGGGGGCTGCCTCGCACCTGTGTCCCCGCTGCGGGAAGTGGTTCAACCATAAGGGCCACCTCAACACCTGCTGACAAACACGGGGGAGAGGCCCCACGTTTGCTCACAGTGCGGCAAGAGGTTCACGCGACTTGTTGATGTCGTGAGACATCAGAGGGTGGTGCACGGCCGCCAATACCAGCTCCAGTCCCCGCTCTGCGTGAAAGGCATTGTGAACATGGCCAACATGAGAATACATGTGTGCACATGGCACAGCTCTGCTAGGGATAACGAAGAGCTGTGCAGCGATGAGTGAGGGACTCGGTGCAGGTGGAGGCATGTAAAAGGCTCCTCTTGAGCCCTGTCTTGTGTGTTTTTTCGTGAAATTTTAACATCTGTGAAGAATTACACAAACTAGAATTTGTTTTTAGCACAGAAAGACACCACACGAAGAAACTAACTTCACAGTACAAAGCGCTAAGAACTCGGTTTTTATTGACAGATCGCTTGCTTTTATACAGCAGCTGCTCgtatcacatcacatcacatcactttattttccttaaagacccctttcggggtgttacataaggggtggggtttaCAAGAAGCAGGCGATCACAGAAGTCGAAAATGTGGATGGACAGGTTATGGCAGCGACATGGTGGGAAAGGCCGTTCCAGTTAGTTGCTGTtcgtgaaaaaaatgagttcatgaAGGTAGTAGTACGGGCTCGTGGACGCAAAACTTGGAGGGTGaccgatgcgatgggatctgcgtggtgggggtgcgcagatgtatggttctTGTCTTAGgggcgaataaaaaaacttgtgatacaaaacaagactggcaatgcgacggcgagcagaaagatCACACAAACCTGATTGTAATCttagagatgatatgctaacgtcgtatgaGTATGAAGAGTGAATAAATCTGGTAGCTCGGTTTTGTACAGCTTGATGGCATTtgttaaatatgcttgatgagggttccagatgggcaatgcgtattccagtttagttctgatAAGTGAGATGTATGCTTGTAGTCTGACGTGTTGAGGGGCTTCCCTCAGGTGACGTTTTAAGAAACCTAAtgttttattagctgatgatatcagATTAGTTACGTGCAGTCGCCAAGATAAATCATcagaaatggtgatacctaagt comes from the Amblyomma americanum isolate KBUSLIRL-KWMA chromosome 1, ASM5285725v1, whole genome shotgun sequence genome and includes:
- the LOC144114840 gene encoding PR domain zinc finger protein 14-like isoform X1, whose product is MDAVFKDGEVFLVDGRPLDRSNWMRYVNCAASPQEQNLVAFRRYGNKYYRTPKAVGAGEELLVWYGAAFARELGLLGKPRGSGPSAKEGGNSEVRSKCVFSCGACGELFSAQDLLEKHRRRKHPQRLEGRHRCAHCPYSSDRKPNVVRHVRTHTSWRPFLCQVCGKGFARLDHLTGHQLVHSGEGPHECPECGQRFSQASYQTGCSPQGAALCGRRGLPRTCVPAAGSGSTIRATSTPADKHGGEAPRLLTVRQEVHATC
- the LOC144114840 gene encoding PR domain zinc finger protein 14-like isoform X2, whose protein sequence is MRYVNCAASPQEQNLVAFRRYGNKYYRTPKAVGAGEELLVWYGAAFARELGLLGKPRGSGPSAKEGGNSEVRSKCVFSCGACGELFSAQDLLEKHRRRKHPQRLEGRHRCAHCPYSSDRKPNVVRHVRTHTSWRPFLCQVCGKGFARLDHLTGHQLVHSGEGPHECPECGQRFSQASYQTGCSPQGAALCGRRGLPRTCVPAAGSGSTIRATSTPADKHGGEAPRLLTVRQEVHATC